The DNA segment ATTGGACACACAAGTAACATATACACGAGGTATAGTAGTCCAGTGTACACGAGTCGGGTGAGTCGGGCTACTCGTGAATGACTCGCTAAAAGATCAAATCAAGCCAAGCTGAAGCTCAAAACGAGCTTGTTTAATATACGAAGTAAGGCCTGAGCTTCATAATCCCGGGCCtattattatattaaatatattagcatttatataatataattagaAGTATTATACATCTAAATTTAAGAAAAAATagtttatatacatatattaaagatacataattataattataaattaaaataattaaatattaaaaaataaacgAGATAGCCTGAGCCGAGTTTCATAGATGAAACTCGAAAGGAACCAAGCTCGAGCACATTTAGTTTAATGCGCTGAGCTAGAGCTTAGTCAAGTTCGGGTTATCCAAACCACTATAGCCAAGAAAAAATGCCAAAAAACGAATGTTCGTTTGATTTTTGCAAATCATTCCATTAGCTGATGTTGCTTGTCAAAAAAGACATGAATATGATTGTACTAAACTATAAATTTAATAATAAAACCCTTCAAAAAAAAGATCAACCGGTACAAAACAGTAAGTAACAGAATCACAATTTCGCCATTTCTACCTTATGATCATCCTCCATCATTTTAACAATTTCGCCTATCGGTTTTCCGTTATCTACATGCATCCTGATTAACAATCGGTAAACGCGCAAATCCGCAAGATTTAAATCCCTAAGAACCTCCAAAAACCACTTCCCATCTTCCAGATTCCTACTTTTCTCCACATACTCCAAAACAGACTCAACAATCGCAGGCGACGGCCTCCAAACACACTGCTTCGACATCCTCAACGCGTTCTTCATTGCAAAAACCGCTTTCTCCATACTTCCATTTCTCACATAACCCTCCACGAGTATCTCCCATGTCTTATAATTCGGACACCCCCCTTTTTCCATTGTTCGAGCATGTAACGCCTCGGCTTTTTCCATCAAATTGTCCCCAACATAAGCACCAAGAAGAATATTACTCACTCTAACGTCGTACCTTACACACTGCGACTCCCATTCCGCAAATATCCTCTCGGCTTCTTTAACATCCCCTAGCTTCACCAAACATGACATAATACACATATAGTTCGCGCACGTGAGTTTCCGGTCAACCCTTTTACAAGCTTCCCACACGCGAATAACCCCCTCTTTGTTCTTTAAAGATGTATAATTTGTAATGAGGAAAAAGTAACCGAAATGGTTATATGACGATAGCTTACTCTCTGCGTCTTTAAGTGCTAAATTCGCCCTCTCGTTAAGCCCGGATTTCATGTAGATGTTAGCCAATGTACAAAGCGTACTCCACCCGATTTTCACATTCTTGTCACGTACCATCTCATCGTAAACCTTATCTACACGCTCGACGCCATAGAGCGCGTTACACGCGCTCATCCAAAGATTATACGAAAGCACGTTTCTAGGGATTTTGGTTTCCTTCATTTGGGATATAATGGATAAGACTAAGTCAAACTTGGATGTGGCGGTGCAGAGTTTCATCATTGAGTTAAATGGATGTGGAGTCACGTTGGCGCCTAAACTGTTCATTTTGATCATAAGCGATTCGGCTTTTTCTACGGCTTTTTCTTTAACGTATGAGTTGAGAAGATGGAGATACGAAGCTTTTTGTGAAGCAATGTTAGGTAATTTTGTGAAATAGTCTTCTGCTTCTTGTAAAGTACTAGCTTTGATGGTTAGTTCTAACCTGAGAGCATGATCAGATTCTGAAATCTGGAACCGATCTTGACCCTCCATCCACTTCATCACCTATAGAAATTATTACATTTTGATCCTTATCAAAGTCATAAACtcataataagaataataatcaTACAATCAGTTTTCAAAATGCAATTCTCAACATATCCTTATTTTTTCTTCCTCATTCGGTCTTGCTTTTTTAAACCGAAAGTTATAGTTCGGTTTCGGTTATGACTCtcgaaaaccgaaccgaactaTAAAACATGACAGCACTGAACTTGTTTGAATGTTTATTATTGGATTTATGGGTCCAAATTCATGATTTTGGGCCAAAAGTTTAATGCCCAAATTTATTATTTTTGACCAACTCTTTTATAGACCCAAACATTGCCTAGGTGTAATAACTGAAAACAGacccataaccgaaccgaacccaTATGTACAAACTGTAAACCGAAAAACCAAAATTTTGGTTTTAATTCAGTTTGAGCTCTAGCTACAGGTGAAAACCGAGTTGGGAACCAAACTAATCATTTTAACCTGAACCGAAACCAATTTTAAAACCGTTTTCGATGAAACGGGTTTGGGTCAAATCCAAACTGAACAGGTAAAAAGCCGGTtacaaacccaaacccggttttgACCATCTTCGACCCAACCCAATCCGGTCCGGTTTGGACCCGGaacccgatttgtgcacctctTACCCCTAGCAGAAAGAATACGAAAGCAATCAAAGAGGTTTCCATTGTCATATATGAGGTCGATTGTATAAAAAACAAACCTCAAGAGCGTGTTTGTAGCGCCCACGTTCCACAAGTTGTTTAGAAACCTCTCTAAGATCATAAATCGAGACTTTTCGGCCTTCACTGACCCAATTTTGAAGCACACTCGTGGCGCTTCGCCGAGGATGCACGCGGAAAAGTAGCTTGCTTTTGAGGTCGGTGTCATTGTTGTCCCTATACGAGGTCTGGTCATGAAATGAATATGCCCATAAGTTGTTCGATGAAATGCCCCTGAGAAAATTGAACCCTTCTGCAATCCCATTGGTGCGAGTtatatgtaaactgcacaagATTTGTTGTGGGTATCGAGTATTTGATGTATAGATACAGCGATTGAGACAAAGAGGCATACCGGAGTGACTGAAGACGGGTGAGTAGCGAGCGAATCGCCATGGTAGTTTAGTATCCGCGGGAACTTGCTGTGACTTATTTGTAGTCGCCTCAAAAAGTTTCAAATAAGTATATTTACATAAGGCATGGAAATTTCATATATCATCAcagggtggagttattgtaaaaaagactaaaagtgtgagaaaggtaaaaAAGAATCTtcaccattagatctaaattaattaaAAAGGGTATGATTGTAAATGCACTAACAAATTCAAAAATGGTAATCCTtaatttaaggatttggagagagaaaatccttgatttaaggaattTTAACCGTCCATAACTTcattcattttaatttttttgcATCATTCACAGAATCAGAACATCTTCACcacatggtgttttaaaaaaaatcatagtTCAACTCATGGTGTTTTTAtctaacaccattcagaaacaaaataacaccattcagaaacaaaaaacACCATCCAGTAGacaaaaaataacatcattcagtaaacaaaaaaaaacaccattcagtaactaatataacaccattcagtacaagaatataacaccattcagtacaagaatataacaccattcagtaaataaatataacaccattcagaaaaagaaaaaaacaccattcagaaacaaaataacaccattcagaaaagaataacaccattcagaaacaaaagaatatcattcagtaaaaaataacaccattcataaaagataacaccattcagtaaaaaataacaccattcataaaagataacaccattcagtaaaaaataacaccattcagtaaaaaataacaccattcatgaaagaatataacacctctatatcatcttcttcacttcCGGCGACTACCACCATCTTCGTCACACCACACGTCCACAACACAGCCAGTTCTTCATCACACGCTACCCTAAATCACCATTCGATCAGTCTTCTCACACAACATACAACATAGAATCCGAATTTCAAAGAATTGCATCAATCATCGAAGGTTGCTTATTATTTTCCATGGATACATAGTTCTCCGACTTCGTCGTCCGACTTAATCTCCGGCGACCCTCCCAATATCAAACCCCCAAACCCTCTCCGAAGAATCCCAGATGGCGTACGACCTTTGATTGCGGCGGAAATGGTGGACATCAGATCTTCGATTCCGTCGCGAAACCCTTGACGACTACGGTATTATTTCTCCTCTgtgtttcttcttcagattgattgattgattatgaGAGAGATCTTTGATCGTAGATGGAGATCatttggagagagaaagagagattgtagggattttgatttacagtttctatttttgaatggatataaagactttattacccctagaattttcaattcagtccaaaaaataaatcaaattttacaatttggtccctattaatctcaaccattagagcaaaagatctaatggtgtagaatctttcttacctttctcacacttttagtcttttttacaggatcctaactCTATCATCACAAACAATTAGGTTTTGGTTCAAAAGCTGCTTAATAGATTATAGATGACTAGTACGATGAGTGTGCGATTCGACAGAAGCGACACATTGTATTACGATATTcgtttattttagttttttttattaatataatatttattgTAGGGTCACAGTGATATATATATACATCAAAAGCGAACAAATCAGGTAATCTATTTCATTGTGATGTGCATGGTTCGGTCAGTTCGGTTATTATATCCAACCGAAGCCGAAACCAAAGTCAtcaattagtctattttattaacatTGGTTTTCGGTTAACCAGTTCAGTTTATTCAGTTAGATTGACGGTTTTTGGCTTGTTTcatttaatttcagttaatagcAAAAAATAAACTTgggctaaaacttttgcttaaaaatatatgaaattgaggtataaatacatgaaattaaagtataaatatatgaaatagagatataaaatatgaaacagggtggggttctagagtgaacactagtttATTTGTGAACTAAGTGAACAAATCCTGTCCATTCATTTAGAAGATCTAGAGCTTTTTAtcaatggcaagattgtaattatagAGTTATAACTTCTCTTTAAAATAAATggcatgagggtatttttgtcattcgTAAATTGCATTGtttaaacaatataatcaaaaaTCCCTAAAATCTCGCTAGTTTCCGTTTATATAAGATACAcagctgttagtttatacacatgtgtacactaTCGCTAGTATcaatttatacaatatatatattgtcacaccctggctttgcggaagcgtggttaatttggtgtgacttcttaataccatagcttaatcataaccaggctatatgaattaaaaatatgcaaga comes from the Helianthus annuus cultivar XRQ/B chromosome 4, HanXRQr2.0-SUNRISE, whole genome shotgun sequence genome and includes:
- the LOC110937102 gene encoding pentatricopeptide repeat-containing protein At5g27460 isoform X2, producing the protein MAIRSLLTRLQSLRLHITRTNGIAEGFNFLRGISSNNLWAYSFHDQTSYRDNNDTDLKSKLLFRVHPRRSATSVLQNWVSEGRKVSIYDLREVSKQLVERGRYKHALEVMKWMEGQDRFQISESDHALRLELTIKASTLQEAEDYFTKLPNIASQKASYLHLLNSYVKEKAVEKAESLMIKMNSLGANVTPHPFNSMMKLCTATSKFDLVLSIISQMKETKIPRNVLSYNLWMSACNALYGVERVDKVYDEMVRDKNVKIGWSTLCTLANIYMKSGLNERANLALKDAESKLSSYNHFGYFFLITNYTSLKNKEGVIRVWEACKRVDRKLTCANYMCIMSCLVKLGDVKEAERIFAEWESQCVRYDVRVSNILLGAYVGDNLMEKAEALHARTMEKGGCPNYKTWEILVEGYVRNGSMEKAVFAMKNALRMSKQCVWRPSPAIVESVLEYVEKSRNLEDGKWFLEVLRDLNLADLRVYRLLIRMHVDNGKPIGEIVKMMEDDHKVEMAKL
- the LOC110937102 gene encoding pentatricopeptide repeat-containing protein At5g27460 isoform X1 — protein: MPLCLNRCIYTSNTRYPQQILCSLHITRTNGIAEGFNFLRGISSNNLWAYSFHDQTSYRDNNDTDLKSKLLFRVHPRRSATSVLQNWVSEGRKVSIYDLREVSKQLVERGRYKHALEVMKWMEGQDRFQISESDHALRLELTIKASTLQEAEDYFTKLPNIASQKASYLHLLNSYVKEKAVEKAESLMIKMNSLGANVTPHPFNSMMKLCTATSKFDLVLSIISQMKETKIPRNVLSYNLWMSACNALYGVERVDKVYDEMVRDKNVKIGWSTLCTLANIYMKSGLNERANLALKDAESKLSSYNHFGYFFLITNYTSLKNKEGVIRVWEACKRVDRKLTCANYMCIMSCLVKLGDVKEAERIFAEWESQCVRYDVRVSNILLGAYVGDNLMEKAEALHARTMEKGGCPNYKTWEILVEGYVRNGSMEKAVFAMKNALRMSKQCVWRPSPAIVESVLEYVEKSRNLEDGKWFLEVLRDLNLADLRVYRLLIRMHVDNGKPIGEIVKMMEDDHKVEMAKL